Proteins co-encoded in one Candidatus Obscuribacter sp. genomic window:
- the queF gene encoding NADPH-dependent 7-cyano-7-deazaguanine reductase QueF, producing the protein MSKSSKFKELGKSASKQNYDNPDASILEVFDSPFADKKANRNTVTGTIHIEAPEFTSVCPITGQPDFANIVIDYCPDKLCVESKSLKVYLGAFRQHPEFHEACVNRIANDLIDKLDPLSITVEGRFTPRGGIPFWPTASYVRGAKKAGRK; encoded by the coding sequence ATGTCCAAGAGTAGTAAGTTTAAAGAACTCGGCAAGAGTGCATCTAAGCAAAACTATGACAATCCGGATGCTTCTATCCTGGAAGTATTTGATAGCCCCTTTGCTGATAAAAAAGCTAATCGTAATACCGTCACTGGTACCATCCATATCGAGGCGCCTGAGTTTACTAGTGTCTGTCCCATCACTGGGCAGCCTGATTTTGCCAACATTGTGATTGATTATTGTCCCGACAAGCTTTGTGTGGAGAGCAAATCTCTTAAGGTCTATCTTGGCGCCTTCCGCCAGCATCCTGAGTTTCATGAGGCATGTGTCAATCGTATCGCTAATGATTTGATTGATAAACTCGATCCTCTCTCCATCACTGTAGAGGGGCGCTTTACCCCTCGTGGCGGCATACCTTTTTGGCCGACAGCGAGCTATGTGCGCGGTGCTAAAAAGGCAGGGCGTAAGTGA